In Calliopsis andreniformis isolate RMS-2024a chromosome 6, iyCalAndr_principal, whole genome shotgun sequence, the genomic window TCGCGGCGAACAACAGAAGGGAAAAAACCGCAAATCTTCTGCGGGGTCGTGAAAAAATCCACCGTCTCGCGCGCGACTTCTATCAGTCTCTTTTGTTGTCATTCGTCTGCGGACAGATTCGAGGTTTTACAGCAGTTTATCAAGCAGCTGATTGGTCCATTGTAGGACATGGCCGCTAATCAGCACCGAAAATCACCTGCTGGAATATTTATTCCGCGACGCACAACGAAACGAGGTACGTACGTTTACTTGTACGGGACGAGGGACAGATCTGTGCGCCGAGGTGTTGGATGATTTTTGCGGGACGAAGATTTCGGATCGTAAACTCTATCGATCGTGCATGCTTTCGATTGCACCTTAGGTCAAATCGACTTGTTTCACTTACGTTACAGCGCTTCGACCTAGCGATATGCGATTTTCCTTCTCTTTCTCATAATCGCGCGCACCTACGCACACACGCGCATACACATACCTATGTCAAACATTTTCGCTGCATTCATTTTAATGTGTTTCATtcgcttatttttttttttttttttttaagaatatGTGCATATTTGAACATTCTTGATAACCCTTTTTTATGTTACGATACTGTATAAATCTTGCACATACACTTGCATTTCTTATATTAACGGttcgtaaattattattggtattattttGAATAACGTATACATATtcgaaatgaaattttaattatgTGTTAAACTGTTTCTATGGATATTTTAGGTTTCATTTGTATTTCTTTATGTAATGTgcaaataatataaatttaaaatcTTGGAAAGTACATACATTGTAAAAACTAGTGTGAAAATAAAAAGTAAGTTAATATTTTAGACAAATTTAcatgtttaatatttttctttctaCTACTAATAGGACAATAGACTAAATTACATGAAATGTAATAACTACAAAACTATTTCAATTACATAGTAATAACTTAGTTTCTCATTTTTAACTGTAAACTCATTATACATGTAATAAAAATTGGACCATTTTAAAGTATGTTTGAATTGCATTTATTACACTTTAGACACTTTATTTCACTACgttgaataaaaaaaattacatttcaattatttatgtacatgtataaatgtaaataatagaattataaatatatgtaaGGCTGTAAaagatacatatgtatacatttatcattacttttatatttatttttgcatATGCAATGAAGAATTACTCGTTAATAATACTAAATAATATATTGGAAAATTACTGAGATGTAGCATATCCTTACAGTCAAGTATAgtaaaaatatatgtatgtagctatgtaatcataataaatgtaataaatCTTAAAAGTACAACAATATAAACAAGATATTTATTATGAAATATCTTAATttcttcataaatttaaatatatatcagTTCGTTATCAGTAAATACTAACATATAAGCTGACTCTAATTGTTTAATGTGAGAATAcagaataaaatgtaaaatattacaaactgcaaattataattatttcgtatttgaaaaatgttatattacAACATTTTTCATAATAAATGTTCACAGAATACAAGATAAAATTGTTAAGATGACCTTAGTTAACACACTGAACTTGAAAAGTCTATGAAACTTAGCGTTATCAGtttggtctgaagtctgaatggTCTGATCAGTCTTTTATCTCGATTAAATTCAGCGCCGCCTGGTATAAAGTGTTGAAAGTATATTCTAACTACCTGGGTTTATATTTGAATAAGGTTATTTACATTTTGATAACATTGTGTCTACTTCAATAATGCAAACATATGGAAGATGAAAACGAGAATTCAACTTCTGTAGAAGACATATTTGTTATTACGCTATTTTTTACCGCAGTGTTTTTGGCCCAAAATGTTTTGTCAAAACTCTGTAAACACACACTATATGACATAGACTTAATTTCAATGAAAGATAGTTTTAAGTCTATTGTAACAGTATTCTTATATAGtatttattcaataataataattttaattattatgaaaTACGAATATTTGAGACACATGTTTGAAAAGTTGAATCTATTAACATGTACGCCTTGGATTTTATTCTCATGGATGTTTTCAAAATTTATTAACTGCATTAAGTGGAAAGACAGCTGTACCACTACTAATATGCTATGGGGCTTAGATTATGGAACTGGAATggcatataattattattatggatatcTAAGACTTATACTTCCATCGTTGGGTACAGCTAATAAAGGTTTActtgaaaaaatagaaaatattgagGACAGTCATAATATATCAATAGCAGTACATAAGCTATTTATTTTAATTCCCTCATCATCATACATTCCTCCAGATCTTAAAGAAGCTTCTTATCAATGGATGGAAAACGCAATTGAGTTAGAGGATGAGATTCGTGATCGAGCTGGAGTAAAAAGGCGAATATATCGTAATAATGTATATAAAATTTACCCAGATGGTAAAAAGTCAAACTCTGTACCAGTATATGTGGTAGCAGAAGGTGCAACGCCTTTATTAACTTTTTACGAAGTTCTGAAACATGCCCACCGGGAAACAAATATGTATCAAAAATATCACAAAAATATTATAGAAAACTTTCGTAACAAATTGAAAGAATTATTAAATGATGATCCAGAATGCAGAGATTTATGTGAACTGATTTATTATCATGACATTGACACTACTGGAGCTAAAACTAATGTTGCAAAAGTTATCCTTGAAAGATTATATGAGATTACAAATCTGAAATAATATGTAcaaatatttttgtatcttaagcataaaataaagtccaTTAAGTATTATACAAAAAAACTATTTTAAACACCCAGTAGTATACATGTGTAATTACTGAAAATAATATTTGTcttcaaacttttaaaaaatattatataatttattaaaatgttTTTAACTATACATACCTGCATTTTTATCTACAAACCCTATATGTGAAGTAAAAATGTAAATGTAAATTtgcattattaaaatattgtttATTAATAATGGTATTAATTATGGAATTATGTGAATTACATTCAATATTCCTGAACAAAGTTGTACAAAGTCTTATATCTATAAGGTCACCTGTAAAATGTTTGTACAAAAAGTATTACTAATAGATTTTTCTCCGGTGAGctgattattgttatttttttcATACAAATGGCTGATGGAAAATAAACACATCGTAATCACAGATCTTTCTACATGTCCATCTCAAACTGTTCTATGGATTCTTCAATTATTGGAACATCTGTAATGTAtggattaaaaaaattatattaaaaatattattagtgACATTACAATATATTATAGAAAGCATAAATAAAATATGCAgacaaataaatactacagtaaaTAATTAATCAATTATGCATTATATTATTAGATGATCTAAGAAATATATTATTTCAGAGAATTATCatagaataaattattttactttTGAAGTTTATTGAAAAGACACTAACCTTTATTAATTAAAGTGTTTGTAGACTCTCTTACAGTTGTGGATGAACTTTTTAATAATTCCACTGGTATTTGTGGTAAATTTCGTGGTGGTGTTCGAGACACAGGAGAATTACGTAAATTCATTAAGAAATTCCTTTCATACACTATGCGGGTACCTGAACAATTTGCAAATATTTTAGAGATAGTTTATTTACACTCATAATTGTAGAATGTTGggtatatttttcttttaataaattaaattaaagtgtTTAGTTACTCATCAATTTTTCAACAATGTTGATAACTATCTAGAAATCTTAAATAATTGTATTTAAAAGAATATTactatttattatattaataaatattgataatattataatattactattatAATAAATTACATATTTGACTCAATTAAAATTTATAGATGGTTTGTAATATCTTCATTAACTGTATATTTTGTATTGGTAGAttagttaaaaaaaaattagttaataaaAATGTCTATTATATACCAACAAATACAATTTGTTTGTTAGACTAACCTACTTCATTTGAATAAAAGAATTTAATTCACGAGAAAAAACATGAAATGATATGTACATAATttgcaaaattaattaaaaatactattattaggattcaagaatgatgtGTATAATTTTACATGTAAATTTGAAATCACCATGTATTCATCAAAACAATCATTTTTAACCTTTGTACAAAGTAAATATTTAACTTTTAATTATGAAACTTGGCTGTCTAGAATCAAAATTAGTCAATTTTTTCAAAAGTTTCTTTAAAATTCATTCTTACTTGTGACAAACCAATTTTTCAATACCATAATTTCACATATTAAACATTATTTTCTACAATGATTTAAGTAGTTTTCTCAAAGTAATACACATAAACAAATCATTTctcataaatttttaaatgtttatattttaaatgtttGGGTATTTTTAAATGTTGCTTTATCattcaaatttattttaattcaaCTGTTATTCGTCTAAGGACGTATTTGTAGCCATACAAAACGAAAATATAATGCACAAAAACTTTACTTTGCAATATATAACACTCTTAGCTattgaaataaatacaaataatgAACATTTATCATACTCATGATATTCATGTTCAGTTTATAATAAACATTTTCATATAAACATCTCAGAAATCGCACGTTGTTTAAATCATGAATTTACGATCGAGCATATTATGTATAATTATTTAACCAATTTAAAGTATTAATTAATACATCGATCAGAAAATTTGTATAATCGTTATACATCTTTCGAGATTTGAAATATATAGCGCTACTATATAGAACACAACAGATTAATGATAAGTCACTAACCTCCAGGTGTAGTTGAAAACAGCGTTCCACCGGGAGTAGAACAATAATCAGTGGGTAATTGACTGGGATCATTGATCATGATTTTCTTCGCAGGTATATTTTGGCTCTGAGTAGCCTGCTTTGCAATCGGCGATGCAGACATGCTTGACTTTTCTGTTTCTTcacaaagaaaaagaaaggtTTTCTTTCAATACGATTAGCTACTTTgtactaaaattaaaaaaaaaaaggaagaaaagagaTCCGGTAAAAACGCGCTTTTCTAAGTGACGAACACATCTACTGCGTAATTGATGGAAAACAACATGCTCTAATTCTGTATTAAATATtgctaataatataaatgacaatataaatacgatcgTTGAGTGGAAAACAGCGTAAATTCATGTTCGTTTGATATGTGCATCAACCCCGTGTAATTTTTCGGCGAATCTGTTTGTACTGCTGTGAAAACGCGGTAATCCTAATCAATTATAAACATACGTGTAACCTAACGAACTGAAGCAACGCACTACGATTTGCAAAGTCGTACCATGCCCGCAGTAATTGTTTTATATAAGTTCACGCACATATTCTCCCTCCACCTTCCAAATGTTTCAGAAGGCGTCCCAATCATTGGCGCGACTATCGTGATACCGTCGTACTATATTTAAGTAGCATTGtacttgtatatatatatatatacgtggCTCCATTGCCGTGCTAGAGCTGCATACATATGCATGAGAGTGTGTGGAGACAGGGTCCCCTTGGCGCGTGGCGAGCACATGTGATTGGCGATGTGATTAGCGTCATCGTATCGACCTCTTCAGGGTGAGGATCGAAAATACGCTACTCTATCGATAACTCGATAAGTGTAGagttacaaaatacaaaactgtATCTGAGAGCCAGAGTAACTTAATTCCATTtcaaaatgaaatttaataaaGCATCTTATTGCGATCTCTTAAATGTATTAGACTAATAAGAATAGATTTAAATTACGTTATAAGTGAAAGAGATCTATTTAATggtataaactacttcaaatactacGCTAAGAAATGGATGATTGCATTTTttgtttatttgaaaaataaaaaaagatgttGAATCAGGTTGGCACTAGGGTACAGAAAATATCCACTAAGTTTTAAATTTTAACTCTTTTTTCTTATAAAATAATTTAGATCGTTAATAATTTACTGTTAAAAATTGGTTGTAAAAGAATGAATAAGATTAtatcatatttattttattttggaaTTAACGATTGACTTGGGTTTATTCAGTAGCTTATAGGATCGCTTTAAAATTTTGGTTTTTCTATACTGTTAGTATAAAAAGAACGATTTTCGATGCTATGTCATTTTCCTAAAAATCATGATGTTTTAAGTACATCATTTTTGCAGCAAAATACCTCAATTTTATAACACATTTCTAGATACCTGAAAGATTAGAACTTTAAAGAAGGAAATAATAAGTAATGATATGAGAATGTATTCGAATatttattctttaaaatttcaGCGGTAAAACTGGAATGTATATTTTGTGTAGGAAAATAAACAAGAACCAACAAGCAAATAGTATTGACCAAGTATATTAGTACATATTAAAATTGTGTTGTTGAATCGCAACTGAACGTTAAACGAAATTCACTCTAATTAATCTTTATAATAACTATGAGATTTTGTATTTCGTTAATTACATTTATATATATCGAATTTCGAAAAATCTAGAACATGTTAACTTAATTATGTTAACATTACAAAATCAGCATTTGAAAGAGAGtttgaaataattaaatacaaaagattGTAGATGAAACAATAAACTGAGATGTATTTAGAACAATCACTTCCTCTTATTTCTTGACGCTATTTCTAATTTGAAATCTTATAGTTAATACTTAACGTTACAGTCTGATTCAATTTTGAGTCAGAAACCTAATATGTTGTAGAATGAATTTCTTTTTACATTTACTGGATTACAAATTTCTTATAAATTTAAAATCTTTTGGAAACATCCATTTTTAACGTGTCATTAAATTTTTTCTACATTAAtttttatacgtttaatacgtgTATATGTTATTATATTCCCAATTTTATATCTTAAATAGTTTTTCTTTCTTAGTATTTACAGGCCTCGGTATAAAGTCAAATACTGAAAACGAACATAAAAACGTAAAGTAATAATGCAACAGAATACGTGCAAATAATACATTTATTGGCTTGACGGTACGATTATGCAGACGTAATTAATTTATAatgcataaatacaataaaccATTTAAAAAGTTTGTATTTACAAAATAAGGAGTAGTTTTCGGAAATTCGAGCAGTTTCTAAGCACGTGAATACGGAGAAAATTACAAAGCAAAATATGACCGACTAAAATTCCAAGAAATTACTCCAACTTTCGAAAACTTACGAACTCATCAGCAATGATTAACTGCTATTCTTAGTgtacagatacaatataaaagctGCGTACGaaacattaaaattttattagcAACGAAACACACAAATACATAACTAATGCAATGaaaatttttatcaatttttttattGACAAGATATAAAATGGTTGTGTGAAAATTTGGCTCctataagtataataataaattatgcAAGCGTATAAATAATAAATCGACACTGATATTATATCATTAATAACCCGCAAAAGGTAGAAAACTAGAAAGGTAATCAATTTATAAAACTTCTATACTGAATCACGAAATTTGGTCTTTATTTCCAAAAATATCTCCCTCATTTCTGGACCGCTCAAAATTGCCTgcaaatacaaataaaaaattgtgaGCACTTCCTTTTAAAAATAATGTACACATTTCATTGAACTTGTTCCCGACGTAATCCCGGCGACAACTCATTGTATTAGTACACACACTATTTTCTTCAGTATGTCACTCATTCAGGATTTTCATTATAAAACCAAATCAACGTGTATTTGATATTGTGCATGTAATAATGAATGCAATAACAAAAACCACAATTAAAAGGTCAAACACTTTATTTCTTACTGAAGGTATGTTACTTGGGATCTGGGATATACAAAAATTCATATTATCTAAGTTCGAATGTACATCTCCTTCGGCAACGCTTGTGATTAAAGTACCCCCTCCAATACCCAACTAAACTTCTGCCTAGGAAAACACGTTGCAATCGCGGTGGTAGAAGCGTTGAAGAAGGGCCACAGAACATCGAATGAATCATCCAGTTGGAGAAGTTGCGTAGAAAAGATGAAATAAGATGGTTCAAGATAAAAGTCTTGAAACTTATCACGAAATTCGAACTCATGGGATAAAATTGCAAATGCATCTAGACACTATTCAAGTTTTTCCGAACTGTTGTGCAGCGAGAGGTCAAACTGAACGAGCTGAAATTCCTCACTTCACACCTTTCTATCGCCTTGCGCAAGTAAACAGTAACAATCACAACGATCGTGTATTAATGCGATATTAATATGCTACTAATTCGTACCAAAAATTGCACAACTTTCAGTAATCACGTAATGGTAGTAAACAGGGATACTAATGATATTAACAGTAGTTATATAGTAGGAATAGTAGCGGGAGAAGTAGCAATAATAAATATTGAACAAGAAGAGAGAAGCGAAAGATTATACACCAGTAACGGTAATAACAGTAAGAGCAATAGTGATAGAAGTAGTATATCTGTAGTggtaattgtaattgtaattattataacgTAGTAGTACTCGTTTTTCTAATGTAGCCGACTATTCCAGGAATCTACTGTTACAAAATGAAACTGAGATGAGAATGTTGGAATATTTTGGTAAATCGCGTTTACATAAGCGATTATAGTTCACCAACTCACTCTATATATACTCACACACCATGAGAGATCAGCTGAGAGCTCCGTATTTCACttacttttatttcttttttttttaattataatgaatTATAGCCAATAATCAGATTTAAATTAAATCTGCAACATTCATTGGCATTTCATCGATGTGAGTGTTATAAAATGATTCAATATCTTTTAAGGTTCGTTTGTCCTCGTCTATAATGAAGTTAATAGCCACTCCTTTACGACCGAAACGACCACCTCGACCGATTCTGAAAAAGAATTTGTATATCAATACATATATTTTGTAGAACATTAAGTTACATATAAGTAGACGTTATTTATCACATTTAGCATATATGGATAGGCTATCATGCGTTTATATCATTAATGCTGTTACTCACCTATGGATGTAATTTTCTCGGTTGGAAGGTAAATCATAATTGATGACAAGTGAAACCTGTTGGACATCAATACCACGCGCTAAAAGATCGGTCGTTATGAGGACACGGGATGATCCAGTTCTGAACTGTCTCATAATAAGGTCTCGTTCTTTCTGTTCCATATCTCCGTGCATGGCAGAGACTGTAAAATCGCGCATGCGCATATTATCTGTCAGCCAATCTACTTTGCGCCGCGTATTGCAGAAAATAACTGCTTGGGTGATACTCAATGTATCGTATAAGTCACAGAGTGTTTCCAATTTCCATTCTTCACGTTCAACGTAGACGAAGAACTGTTTAATACCCTCTAGTGTGAGTTCCTCCTTTTTAACAAGAATACGAATTGGACGTCGCATGAAGCATTTTGATACATCCAACACATCTCCTGGCATGGTAGCAGATAGCAATATAACCTGGAAAATGaacatttattttatagttatagctTACAATATCACaatgaatatagaaataaaGTAATACTGCAATAATTATTTACATAATTTGTTCTTCTTTGTATAATTTACATGTATatgaattttataatattatttgtAAGTACGATATAATGGCATAAATTAGGTTGAATTTAATTCTGAGTTAAACTGTTTTGTAACTTAACACTGATACTGTATTAAATTTGAAACTATTAGTAtgaagaattttaaaatatagtatacTCTTGTATACTCTgatatattctttttatattttatatatgaacCAAATTTCTGATCTATTATTAGgcacaaaaaaaaaagaacaaaattTGTAACAAAATGGAAGTTGATTTTTTACATGTAGCATATTACTTCGTAAAACTAATTTCAAAAACTGATTGAGGTAGCAATAGTCAACTACACGAGCCACTACTGTAATATTCAGACCTCcattaatttgaatatttcttctTAGACACACCTTTAATGATCTTATACTTGATTTGTTAAGTActctgtcagtatcagaagtatTTCTTGAAATGGCTCCAATTAAAATTTTTAGATTAATGAGACCTCTGAGATATAGAAAAACGTAAGGGATTAAACATGTTCAACACGTTGACTGGCGCGCTGCCAACCACTGACTCAGCTTCAACGTGTGTTGTACAAATTCATTCGGCAGTCAACGCATTAACATATATACAAGAAATGAAACTCATATTCAATCATGTTTAAAAATGGACTCATTTAAAGGATAAATCATATTATTTGTATAGAAAGTAATTATGTACCTGTACTTCATTAGGTAGTAATTTGAATACATCATGAATCTGATCCTTAAAACCACGAGAAAGCATTTCATCAGCTTCATCCAACACGAACAGTTTGATACTATTGGCTCGCAATGCTCGTCGACTGATCATATCATAGACTCTGCCAGGTGTGCCGACTACTATGTGAACACCTTGATCCAACTTCCGCATGTCTTCACGTACATTGGTACCACCGATACATGCATGACATTCGGCATGCATAAAATCTCCCAAAGCAATAACAACTTTCTGGATctgaaaatgaataaaattgaaTGAAATTCTATTCGTTTCGTGAATGCGCATATTGCTACCCATAAACCAAATTAATACATACTTGTTGAGCCAGCTCACGGGTTGGGGCTAGAATCAAAGCTTGACATTCTTTGATACTGGTATCGATTTGTTGCAGAATGGAAATTGAGAATGTAGCAGTCTTGCCAGTTCCTATTAAACATTGTGTTACATATGTTacatattgtgatttttataatatatttataaatttaaattaatatatttacCTGATTGTGCCTGTGCAATAACATCGTGTCCTCTTATACATGGCAGTATGGCACGTTGCTGGATCGCAGATGGTTTTTCAAATCCATAAGCATAAATACCACGTAATAGTTCTTCTTTTAAATTCATTTCATCAAAATTGTCCACGACCtaatttaaaatacataaatacaaATGTTACATAAAcatagaattaatgtttgatgtCTATTATTGTTTACAACTTCAAGTAATTTTATTAAGCAAAATACAAAACTGAcaattaaaagaaattttatACTTGATTTAATTGTAATATTTCATTGTAGTGTTTATAACTACCAGACACATTTACTTACAATGTCCCAATTGGACTCGATGATCCCCTCTGGGTCCATGCCGGAAGGGCCATCGTATGTTGGCTGTTCACTTTCGCTAGGACCATTTTTGGAATCTCCTGACCATTGATCATCGTTCCtgaaatacaaataaaataatgCAATATTCTTTcctaaatttaataaatatcagtaatttaaattatttgcaattcattattattaattaattaattaaattctgCTATAACAGTAGGAATACATTATGTTTCATTGTTCCcttattattcattgtatatttCATACTGTGCAGTAATATTAATTAGGGAAAGTatattcatttttaattcaaatgACCTTGAATCAGAAATTCCAACATTATAAATTCCAATTATATCAGTTTTCGTTAGAAAGCGAACGATTTTACATACGTGTAATAATACACTCTACTCAAGGCAAACCGTTAAATAGTTCTAACAATGAATTCATCGACAGCGATGGATGCGTTGACAGTGACTCACGCGAAAGCATGTCCAAACAGGTAAGACGTCTTTCACTCAAAAAAGAAGACACAGTACCAACAATTCTGTACAGCATTTTTCATTCAATCTATTTTCTACCAAAATCCTACCAAAAAACATTATTTTATTACGTAATTTTCTAATGTAAAGTAAAACGTGTTTTGGAGATCAAGTGGCATGCATACTCGTAATCTCGAACAATTTACAATTGGAAAGTTTTACGTCTAACGAACGCATAATTTCGGCTGAACTCTCGATTGTAACAACGTTGGAGCTACGAAAGTTAATAGGAGGAAAGGATTGATATTAATTTTGAGAACAATGTGACAAAAACGAATGCACGCCATGTTGTCAGTCTCGTGTCCATGCATTCGTCGATTGCGGCACTATTTTTTCAGGATCTAGCATCAGCTATCGACGTTCAACCTTGCACGGCGCAAGATTCGCGGAAACGCGACATAAACGAAGAATTTGCAGGGTGTAAGAAAGCAAGCGTCCACAGCGATAACGCATGAAAAACCAAACTTACCTTAGCTCGGACGTATGCGACATGTTCCACTCACGGTAGGTCGACGGAAAGGACGAGTTCCTATTGCGTCACAAGAAATATTCTTACGAATGCCGCACAATGGCGCTGCGAACGCCTCACGGATTTTAGGAATTTTTTCGTGCAAATGGAACTCGTCGAATCTACTCGAAACAGTTCTGCTACGTTATCACGTGAATCTAACTTTAATATAATTCCTATTCAGTAATAATGATACAGAAATTTTTAGCAAAATTTCAAACCGCTAGACTACGTAAACGAAATACGAAATATAGGGACACGTTATTCCCTATAGCATATGGATGACACGGCGAGGAGTGGCGAGGAGTGGCGAGGAGAAAGCCCAGCTTAAAAGGGCGGGAAATATTTCGTTAAGAAGAATTCTGGAATTTGTCGCCATGAATCGTAACGATTTCGTTTCAGTAGTATATGGTGTTCAAAAGATGCTCTGTTAGGGAGATATTTCTGTGAATATTTGGTTCTGATTAAGCTGCACTTCGAGAAGCTCATAAATTTTAAGGGCTTGCTTCATATTTGGGCCCTCTATATTTTCCTTTTACACGTGTACTTCTCGGCGCCCGAAAATAATGGCGGGATGCTTCCACCTCTAAGGACTCAGGGGTGGAAGGTGGAATAAAGACTGGGACTATGATCACTGATCGATGTAAAGCAACTACGATGCGATTGGACCGTTCAGATTAGCAGAAGAATTCAGAATTTTACAAAAATTGACCGTGTAGAAAACTTCAGAGAATAgatatatgaatttttaatacttTCGTAAAATATATCTTTAATTATAAATGTCTGAAAATGTATTAGAATCGttgttttgtaataaaaattgaCTTGTATAAAATATTGTAAAGAAACT contains:
- the Sting gene encoding transmembrane protein sting, which produces MKDSFKSIVTVFLYSIYSIIIILIIMKYEYLRHMFEKLNLLTCTPWILFSWMFSKFINCIKWKDSCTTTNMLWGLDYGTGMAYNYYYGYLRLILPSLGTANKGLLEKIENIEDSHNISIAVHKLFILIPSSSYIPPDLKEASYQWMENAIELEDEIRDRAGVKRRIYRNNVYKIYPDGKKSNSVPVYVVAEGATPLLTFYEVLKHAHRETNMYQKYHKNIIENFRNKLKELLNDDPECRDLCELIYYHDIDTTGAKTNVAKVILERLYEITNLK
- the Thor gene encoding eukaryotic translation initiation factor 4E binding protein thor isoform X1 → MNLRCFPLNDQTEKSSMSASPIAKQATQSQNIPAKKIMINDPSQLPTDYCSTPGGTLFSTTPGGTRIVYERNFLMNLRNSPVSRTPPRNLPQIPVELLKSSSTTVRESTNTLINKDVPIIEESIEQFEMDM
- the Thor gene encoding eukaryotic translation initiation factor 4E binding protein thor isoform X2, with protein sequence MSASPIAKQATQSQNIPAKKIMINDPSQLPTDYCSTPGGTLFSTTPGGTRIVYERNFLMNLRNSPVSRTPPRNLPQIPVELLKSSSTTVRESTNTLINKDVPIIEESIEQFEMDM
- the Eif4a gene encoding eukaryotic translation initiation factor 4A translates to MSHTSELRNDDQWSGDSKNGPSESEQPTYDGPSGMDPEGIIESNWDIVVDNFDEMNLKEELLRGIYAYGFEKPSAIQQRAILPCIRGHDVIAQAQSGTGKTATFSISILQQIDTSIKECQALILAPTRELAQQIQKVVIALGDFMHAECHACIGGTNVREDMRKLDQGVHIVVGTPGRVYDMISRRALRANSIKLFVLDEADEMLSRGFKDQIHDVFKLLPNEVQVILLSATMPGDVLDVSKCFMRRPIRILVKKEELTLEGIKQFFVYVEREEWKLETLCDLYDTLSITQAVIFCNTRRKVDWLTDNMRMRDFTVSAMHGDMEQKERDLIMRQFRTGSSRVLITTDLLARGIDVQQVSLVINYDLPSNRENYIHRIGRGGRFGRKGVAINFIIDEDKRTLKDIESFYNTHIDEMPMNVADLI